The genomic window GCTACGCGGTCTTGGATGTACATTCTACCGCCTTGGGGATTTTGTTGTTCCCGGCTGATAGCACAAGTTAAGCGGAAGTTATCAGGATACTTCTGCTGCATTTCTTCCAATTCTTCTTTATATAGAAGATTTGGAGTTGTGGGAACACCAAAGATCAACCAAGAGAATCCTTTAAATTGATATTCTGGGTTAGCCGCTCTTTCTGCATCCTTAAACTGCCGCCACAGGTAAGCACGCATGGGGGCAATACCTGTACCAGTCGCCATCATGATTACATTGGCTTCTGGATCATCGGGTAACAACATTTCCTTACCCACTGGCCCTGTGATTTTTACATCATCTCCAGGCTGCAACTGAGTTAGGTATGTAGAGCAAACACCATAAATCGTTTCGCCGCTTTCTGGGTGCTTGTACTCCAGCTGACGGACGCATAGGGAGACTGTCTTATCATCTACATCATCACCATGACGAGTGGATGCAATGGAGTACAGTCTGAGCTTTTCTGGCTTGCCGTTTTTGTCCACACCAGGGGGGATAATCCCAATACTCTGACCTTCAATGTATTTCAAATTACCACTGGAAAGGTCAAATTTTAGGTGCTGAACAATCCCAATCCCGCCTTCTTTAACTAATGTTTCATTAGAGATACACTTACCAATAAATGGCGCATTGGGGCGGTAGGTGTTAACAGGAACATCAGCGTGGGCTTTTTTGGCTTTCGCTTGAGTCATGGTTTTGCCTTTGTTATCCTTATTCTTCTGCTG from Nostoc sp. UHCC 0870 includes these protein-coding regions:
- the petH gene encoding ferredoxin--NADP reductase; protein product: MYNQGAFEGAANAESGSRVFVYEVVGLRQNEETDKTNYPIRKSGSVFIRVPYNRMSQEMQRITRLGGKIVSIHPGNGLQQLNGKVADQVNISTEGNGQATPVTAKSEVKGFAQKPAEEQQKNKDNKGKTMTQAKAKKAHADVPVNTYRPNAPFIGKCISNETLVKEGGIGIVQHLKFDLSSGNLKYIEGQSIGIIPPGVDKNGKPEKLRLYSIASTRHGDDVDDKTVSLCVRQLEYKHPESGETIYGVCSTYLTQLQPGDDVKITGPVGKEMLLPDDPEANVIMMATGTGIAPMRAYLWRQFKDAERAANPEYQFKGFSWLIFGVPTTPNLLYKEELEEMQQKYPDNFRLTCAISREQQNPQGGRMYIQDRVAENADELWQLIKNEKTHTYICGLRGMEDGIDAALTAAAAKEGVTWSDYQKDLKRAGRWHVETY